The Streptococcus viridans genome contains the following window.
ACAGGTTATGGAAACTATTTTTTCAGAGGATATGGATGTTTTTAGAGAAACAATTTTATCCATGTGTGACTATCATTTAGCGAACACCAAAGACAGTCATTTAGTTGAATTCAATACCTTACTATGGCAATATTCCCCAATTGAAATCATAGTTTTATTAAAAGAACGTCAGAAAAGAGGGCTCTCAATCGACGGTATTAGCCATCCCTTGCTTGATGACTTTTTACCCTATTTCATGGATGACTTTCAGATATCCGAGCAAAACAAGATGATTCTAGGAACAATTTTAGAATAGTTGGGTAGAATTAGAATAGATGGAAAATGTCAATATCCCGTAGAATCGAATGTCGTTGTAGGGAAAAGACTGCAAAGAGGGGGAAACACGTGAATCTAGAAGCTATAAAATTTGATGATGATCTTGAAATGAGCGTTTTTATACCAGAGCAAGAAGATTCTATTCGCCTGGTTCTATCGGATGAGCTAGCTTTAGCAGATGAAGTAATGGCCAATGACTACAAAGAAAAAATCGTTCATATGCTTGGGTCATCTGCTTATTGGTATGAGTTAGCTGAAAAACGAATCTTTTCGGAACTATCCATGATGGGGCAGTTAATGGCGATTTATCTGCTCTCCGAACAGACGTCATCCGATTTTATTTTTGGCTTATTATATAGAGTGGACGCTGAAGTAGAGCATGGAAGAGGAATGAAGATCTCACTTGAAGAGATGACCATCATTGAGTACGGCGATGCTGAGAGAGCATTTTGTTAGATTAGAAGTCTAACGAATTGCGAATACTCCTCTCGTTCATATTAAAGGAGAATGAAGATGAAAAAGACTTACTTTGTTTATCGAGATAGTGGAGCGATAGAAAGGCAAAGTGATGGAGTTGAATTCTGTAAAATACCGGAGTTTTGTGATGATCAGATCTATTTTTATTGCGATGAATATATGCTCTTTTGGACTTCCATTGATGATGTAGGGGATATAGAGAAGGCTAGGGATTTTAAATTAAAAGACAACATAGTACCAGCAAGGCTAGAAGAGATTAGTGATGAAGGATTGATTGGCTACATAGATACAGTGAAACAATACAATATTGAGAATGGTAAAGTTGTGGGGATAACCTATATCCATTTAGATTCCTAGGAAATTGCACTGAGGAACTCCCCATATCCTGTTAGAAATAGAGGTAATAAAATGAAAGAGGCCAAAGAACTCTTCGTGAAAAATGGCTTTTCGCGACTAAAGCGAACCAATAACTATTATAAAATCAATCATGATTTTTTCACGGTCATCTATTTTCAACGAAAATCAAATGGGACTGCCTATTTCGTTAATATTGGCATTCATCCCCTCTTTCTGGAATCGGGACAGTTAGAAGAAGTGGATTGTGCTCTAAGGACTCGATTAGGTTCTATCGATAATAGAAATGGCATGGATCAAGCTGAATTGGAAAAGGCTGTTCAAGAGGCTATCGATTTTACTACTCAGTATTCATCGTATCCTACCGTATTTTCGAGCATAAATCCCGAGAAGGATCTTGAGAAGGATGGGTTGCTAAAAGATTTCTCTATCACCAAAGTGAACTTATGCAGATTGTATGTTGAGTATTATGATACCATTGATTCTAAGAAACTGGCTTTAGATTTCGCAAACTATGGCTTATCCATTACACCTAAGATTGCCTCTGTACCTAAAAACTTCTTTAAAACCTATATTCGTTCGGGAGAAATAGTCAAAACTACTTATTAGGGTGGAATGAAAGTTCTGATTGACTGATAAACATCCTGACGAAAGGAATCGGTAGGAGAAAATGTATACATCTTAATGAACAAATCTAAGACCTTTATAATAATCTAGAGCTGGCATTCTATGTCAATCTTGTACCAAAAAGGAAATAAGAAATGAAAAACTATTTACTGGACGAAAGGATATTTCAGTATCCTGAATCGTTTAAAAAATTGATCGAACTTAATTTAGTTGATTTTGATTGTTGGTATCTGTTGGATTCAGAATGGGCTCTGTCTTTGTACAAGGGATTGCAGGAAAGGTACCCAAGCAGAAAGTTGATTCCATTTGCTAAAAGAGGAGATTGTGATGATACAGCTTGTTTTGAAATAGGAAAGGGCAATAATGTCCAACTCATTCATGACTTTGCTGCCGAAGGATGGGAGCAACGAAAAGAGTTTAATGACTTTTGGGAATGGGTAGAATATGCGGTCAAATGCATGATAGAGTACAATAAAGAGGATGGGATTGAATAATCGCAAGCTCTTTTCTAGGGACGAAGGAACTCGTCTCTAATGATTTACAAGGCAAGGAGAACAAATGGAAACGATCAGCCAATTATTAAATGAGATTGAAAAATGTCTCCAACAGCTAGATCATTCTTGTTTAGACTTTCTAAATCCGGGAATATCTTCTCAACAGATTCAAGAATTGTTTGAGGAAATCCCATTGCAGCCAACCCAGGACTTGCGTGCTCTTTATACTTGGAGAAACGGTTCAGAAGATAGTGAGGGGATCACACTCGGTGAGCTGGCATTTTTTCCTGGTTTCTATTTGATGTCTCTGGAAGAGAGTATCCAGACCTACTTAGAACTAAGAGAAACGGATGCTTGGGGCAAGTCTTGGTTCCCAATTTTTGCCAGTGGAGGAGGAGATTTTTATGCCATGAACTTGGCTCCAGAAGCTCAGGGACAAATTCTTGGTTTTTATGTATTTGAAGAGGAGGCTCAGGTCGAATACCGGTCATTAGAATCTATGCTCATAGCTCTTAAAAACTGTTATGAACAAGGTATTATTTTCCGGAATGAACAAGGTTACTTGGATATGGATTATAGGAAGCATGCTGAGATAGCGCATGACATAAATCCAGAGGTAAAGATATGGATTGAATTCTTAAAAGAGACGTAAGAGGAATGACCAAGGATAGAAAAATGGCAGTAGTGACTGTATTAAAAAAGATCATTAGAC
Protein-coding sequences here:
- a CDS encoding DUF4304 domain-containing protein; its protein translation is MKEAKELFVKNGFSRLKRTNNYYKINHDFFTVIYFQRKSNGTAYFVNIGIHPLFLESGQLEEVDCALRTRLGSIDNRNGMDQAELEKAVQEAIDFTTQYSSYPTVFSSINPEKDLEKDGLLKDFSITKVNLCRLYVEYYDTIDSKKLALDFANYGLSITPKIASVPKNFFKTYIRSGEIVKTTY
- a CDS encoding SMI1/KNR4 family protein; its protein translation is METISQLLNEIEKCLQQLDHSCLDFLNPGISSQQIQELFEEIPLQPTQDLRALYTWRNGSEDSEGITLGELAFFPGFYLMSLEESIQTYLELRETDAWGKSWFPIFASGGGDFYAMNLAPEAQGQILGFYVFEEEAQVEYRSLESMLIALKNCYEQGIIFRNEQGYLDMDYRKHAEIAHDINPEVKIWIEFLKET